AACGATGACGCCTTAACAAGGACGCCTTCGAGACGATAACGGACTACAATGCCGGCCTCGCATCCGAATCGGGGTCGATATGGCCGTCAAACGTCCGCCCGCGCTCGATCGCATCGACATCAAGATTCTCGCTGCGCTTCAGCAGGACGGGCGGCTGACCATCCAGAAACTGGCGGGGATCGTCGGCCTCACCGCGCGGCCATGCCTTGAGCGGGTGCGCCGCCTGGAAGCCGCCGGCATCATTGCCGGCTATCGGGCGGTGCTGGCGCTGGAGCGTTTGTCGAAGCCGGTCACGATCTTCGCGGAGATCGCTCTCGAAAAGCAGGGCCATCAGGATCGTCTGGAAAAGCGCCTTGTGGCGATCGAAGAGGTCGTGGAGTGCTGGGAGGTCAGCGGCAATGTCGACTATGTCGCGCGTTTCGTCTGTGCCGATCTCGGACGCTACGAAACGCTGACGGCCGATCTAATCGATGACAAGACGCTGGGCGTGTCCCGCATCGTCAGCCACATCGCGCTGCGTCCGGTGCGGCGCTTTGGCGGTTATCCAATGTCATTGTTGAGCCCGCCATACGGTTAATGCACCGCGACAGCAAGTTCTGTCGCCGCCAGCGCGCCTTGCAGCCGTTTTTGTCGCCAGCGTGTCTGCATTCAGCAACATAAGCATCTGCACGCACCTATTCTTTATTGATGGAGGTG
The genomic region above belongs to Pseudorhodoplanes sinuspersici and contains:
- a CDS encoding Lrp/AsnC family transcriptional regulator, which produces MAVKRPPALDRIDIKILAALQQDGRLTIQKLAGIVGLTARPCLERVRRLEAAGIIAGYRAVLALERLSKPVTIFAEIALEKQGHQDRLEKRLVAIEEVVECWEVSGNVDYVARFVCADLGRYETLTADLIDDKTLGVSRIVSHIALRPVRRFGGYPMSLLSPPYG